One window of the Spirochaetia bacterium 38H-sp genome contains the following:
- a CDS encoding glycosyltransferase family 4 protein, with product MDNFRIAFISGKLGDVDGVSLEVEKWISALKSMGHEIVTIAGKYRDPVPGVKKDQQVTMPALRFDSPAQRHYEKIFFPYLNKIPVYITEQKLKNYIEECMREGLELGEQLYDVVKQYDIDVIIAENTNAMPMTLLGGIATHHVATSKRLATIFHHHDFWWERSRFSNNKIENLLNNIMPPSDIGLEHAVISSYAAHILSSIKRVHPHVIPNCEDFDNPPVIDDYNADFRTELGFKEDDILIVQPTRIVRRKRIEDSVRLIAALQEKYPKYQEKVQYIISLYQGDEPDDDYVAQIRALAEKNNVKLHLISDRVGATRSTNRDGKKIYTNRDVLVHADLVTYLPVWEGFGNALLEALAAKVPVVTTTYLVYKTDIKVPGLNNIEIRNIYDDDGHLVIPEHILEEIHHILTHPSEKQEIIEQNFRIAKKEFGYNTLKEKLRQVIENYDDEIRASRKRLKKAKRLYSV from the coding sequence GTGGATAATTTTAGAATAGCCTTTATAAGTGGAAAACTGGGTGATGTTGACGGAGTATCCCTGGAAGTAGAAAAATGGATATCTGCTCTAAAATCAATGGGACATGAGATAGTTACGATAGCAGGAAAATACAGAGACCCTGTACCAGGTGTAAAAAAGGATCAACAGGTTACCATGCCTGCTCTCAGATTTGACTCGCCTGCTCAAAGACATTATGAAAAAATATTCTTCCCCTATCTCAATAAAATCCCCGTGTACATAACAGAACAAAAATTAAAAAACTATATAGAAGAATGCATGAGAGAAGGTCTTGAGCTTGGAGAACAGCTTTATGATGTTGTAAAACAATATGATATAGACGTAATCATAGCCGAAAATACAAATGCAATGCCAATGACTCTACTGGGAGGAATTGCAACTCATCACGTTGCAACCTCAAAAAGGCTTGCTACAATTTTTCATCACCATGATTTCTGGTGGGAAAGAAGCCGATTTAGCAATAACAAGATAGAAAATCTCCTCAACAATATAATGCCTCCCTCTGATATAGGACTGGAACATGCGGTAATATCGAGCTATGCAGCCCATATTCTTTCGTCCATAAAACGCGTTCATCCACATGTAATCCCCAACTGTGAAGACTTTGATAACCCACCAGTTATAGACGATTACAATGCAGATTTTAGAACAGAGCTTGGCTTTAAAGAAGACGACATACTCATAGTACAGCCCACAAGAATAGTAAGAAGAAAACGCATAGAAGACTCGGTCAGACTAATAGCCGCACTACAAGAAAAATACCCCAAGTACCAAGAAAAAGTGCAGTATATAATCTCTCTATACCAGGGAGACGAGCCGGATGATGATTACGTAGCACAAATCCGAGCATTAGCAGAAAAAAACAATGTAAAACTACACCTTATATCTGACAGGGTAGGAGCAACACGCAGCACAAACAGAGATGGGAAAAAAATATATACCAACCGTGACGTTCTGGTTCATGCCGACCTCGTTACCTATCTGCCGGTTTGGGAAGGCTTTGGCAATGCCCTCCTTGAGGCACTGGCCGCAAAAGTTCCGGTAGTAACCACTACATACCTTGTCTACAAGACAGACATAAAAGTTCCCGGGCTTAATAACATAGAAATAAGAAACATATATGACGATGACGGCCATCTGGTAATACCAGAACATATACTGGAAGAAATACACCACATTCTAACTCACCCCAGTGAAAAACAAGAAATCATAGAGCAAAACTTTAGAATAGCTAAGAAAGAATTTGGCTATAACACATTAAAAGAAAAGTTGAGACAAGTCATAGAAAACTATGACGACGAAATCCGAGCATCAAGAAAACGCCTAAAAAAAGCAAAACGTCTTTATTCTGTATAA
- a CDS encoding flavodoxin family protein encodes MKVLLVYYSHTGSVEKIASFIKGKYSVDTLEIEPKKKIPTSGFFMFMLGGYEAIFKKAPPLKNPEINPGDYDLIIVGSPVWAGRISSPVYSFIKRYGFSEKKCAVFCCYAGNPGNSLSELSDLLEERGNHIISIAGFKQKDLETELEKRVSEWLDSIM; translated from the coding sequence ATGAAGGTTTTGCTTGTTTATTATTCTCATACGGGCTCAGTAGAAAAGATAGCTTCTTTTATAAAAGGAAAATATTCCGTGGATACTCTTGAGATAGAACCTAAGAAAAAAATTCCTACTTCCGGTTTTTTTATGTTTATGCTGGGAGGTTACGAGGCCATATTTAAAAAAGCTCCTCCATTAAAAAACCCGGAAATAAATCCAGGAGATTATGATCTCATTATTGTTGGTAGTCCAGTATGGGCTGGAAGAATTTCTTCTCCTGTTTATTCTTTTATAAAACGATATGGTTTTTCGGAGAAAAAGTGTGCTGTTTTTTGCTGCTATGCTGGCAATCCCGGTAACAGCCTGTCTGAGTTATCAGACTTATTGGAAGAGCGAGGTAACCATATTATAAGTATTGCTGGTTTTAAGCAAAAGGATTTGGAGACAGAGTTGGAAAAACGGGTATCGGAGTGGCTTGATTCTATTATGTGA
- a CDS encoding lysophospholipid acyltransferase family protein, with protein MSGFKFGILSSIARLIGDFFYLDIDKKDYLQSIQPPLLIISNHVSNFDPVFINLAFPELIRFVASDSIFRSFLHRKIFSFLDIIPITKGIPDAGTLRGIFDAKKNRRFSAIFAEGQASWDGVNLPLASGTLRLIMGLKLPILVLNIAGAFLAAGRWRKQSERGEVTIMPSGYIDSKELAAYDEKTLGEKLEGLLAHDEWDWQKRNKKLLRGKRAEYMERSLYLCPVCFSDSSLFSIGHDLVCKKCGMKVFINPYGFFESSQIDFKTMRDWNIWQKTFLIEFLRERYKENKSLLSPENCTVSYGPIRHVSAFTYKAVLSLKNDALVMTSSESSQFFMLKNIRGLNIQKNERMEFIHNNTLYRISFWNKRVSALKWVDAISTLSNRSFL; from the coding sequence ATGTCCGGATTTAAATTTGGCATACTTAGCAGTATAGCAAGGCTCATCGGTGACTTTTTTTATCTTGACATAGATAAAAAAGACTATTTGCAATCTATACAGCCTCCTCTTCTTATAATTTCAAACCATGTTTCCAATTTTGATCCTGTTTTTATAAATCTTGCTTTTCCTGAGCTGATACGCTTTGTTGCATCTGATTCCATATTCAGAAGCTTTTTGCATAGAAAGATATTTTCTTTTCTCGATATTATTCCTATAACCAAGGGAATACCCGATGCAGGTACTTTGCGAGGGATTTTTGATGCTAAAAAAAACAGACGTTTTTCCGCTATTTTTGCAGAAGGACAAGCCAGTTGGGACGGTGTTAATCTCCCTCTTGCTTCCGGTACACTTAGGCTCATAATGGGATTAAAGCTTCCCATATTGGTTCTCAATATAGCGGGTGCTTTTCTTGCTGCCGGGAGATGGAGGAAGCAATCAGAACGGGGAGAGGTTACGATTATGCCGTCAGGTTATATAGATAGCAAAGAACTTGCAGCATATGATGAAAAGACATTGGGGGAGAAGCTGGAAGGTTTGCTTGCTCATGACGAGTGGGATTGGCAAAAAAGAAACAAAAAACTGTTAAGGGGAAAAAGAGCGGAATATATGGAAAGGTCTCTTTATCTTTGTCCAGTATGCTTTTCTGATTCTTCTCTTTTTTCTATAGGTCATGACCTTGTATGTAAAAAGTGTGGAATGAAAGTGTTTATCAATCCTTATGGTTTTTTTGAGTCTTCACAGATTGATTTTAAAACCATGAGAGATTGGAATATTTGGCAAAAGACGTTTCTTATTGAGTTTCTTAGAGAACGCTATAAGGAAAATAAATCTCTTCTTTCTCCCGAAAATTGTACTGTTTCTTACGGCCCCATAAGGCATGTTTCTGCCTTTACTTATAAAGCTGTGCTTTCTCTAAAAAACGATGCTCTGGTTATGACCTCCAGTGAAAGTTCTCAGTTTTTTATGCTTAAAAACATAAGAGGTCTTAATATACAAAAAAATGAACGTATGGAGTTTATCCATAACAATACTCTTTATCGTATAAGTTTTTGGAATAAAAGAGTATCGGCGTTAAAATGGGTTGATGCAATATCAACATTATCCAACAGGAGTTTTTTATGA